The following proteins come from a genomic window of Companilactobacillus pabuli:
- a CDS encoding 1-deoxy-D-xylulose-5-phosphate synthase — protein METPILNTINKPTDLKTLSLEQLTQLATEIRYVLLNKVSQTGGHVGPNLGVVELTIAFHTIFNSPIDKVVWDVSHQSYTHKILTGRKQAWLDKKHFDDVSGYTEPEESPHDFFNIGHTSTSIALATGMASARDLEGKTGNVMAVIGDGSLSGGLALEGLNIASTLKSNLIILVNDNGMAIAENHGGLYEGLKELRETNGQSSHNIFKAMGFDYRYVEKGNDLETMLKVFREIKDIDHPIVLHVHTEKGHGYQPAVDHKEAFHWHVPFDLATGKTLHPVTGETYTDVIHNQLEKEFTAGTPITAITAAIPGMYDLKRFGRKHPKNYFDVGIAEQESITLAAGQAKMGLRPIAFESGTFLQRAYDQLSHDLGINKLPVTIMVSGGSISAGDPTHQGIFDLAMLSNIPGLTYLAPTTKEELQAMMHYALHQNNGPVAIRVPSNDVHSAPLTDFDAHKMNVLHKGQKVAILGVGSLLPLAEEVQQQLDFDGTVIDPRDVSELDEKTLTDLEKDHQLVVTLEEASLSGGFGEKVSRFYGNTKIRTLNFGAAKRFNDHETTSELWHEFKLTP, from the coding sequence ATGGAAACACCAATTTTAAATACAATCAATAAACCAACTGATTTAAAAACATTATCACTTGAACAACTAACACAATTGGCTACTGAAATACGTTACGTACTGTTAAATAAAGTTAGTCAAACTGGGGGACACGTCGGACCAAACTTAGGTGTGGTGGAATTGACGATTGCCTTCCATACAATTTTTAATTCACCAATCGATAAAGTTGTCTGGGATGTTTCACACCAGTCCTATACGCATAAGATTTTGACTGGTAGAAAGCAAGCTTGGCTTGATAAGAAACATTTTGATGATGTCAGTGGCTATACTGAACCAGAGGAAAGTCCTCACGACTTTTTCAACATTGGACATACTTCGACATCGATTGCTCTAGCAACTGGAATGGCTAGTGCCAGAGATTTAGAAGGTAAAACTGGTAACGTTATGGCGGTCATTGGTGATGGTTCACTTTCAGGTGGCTTAGCTTTAGAAGGATTGAATATTGCTTCAACTTTGAAATCTAACTTGATAATCTTAGTCAATGATAATGGAATGGCAATTGCTGAAAATCATGGTGGACTTTACGAAGGACTCAAGGAATTGCGCGAAACAAATGGTCAAAGCTCTCACAATATCTTTAAAGCTATGGGGTTTGATTATCGTTACGTTGAAAAGGGTAACGACCTTGAAACGATGTTAAAAGTATTTAGAGAGATTAAAGACATCGATCATCCCATCGTTTTACACGTTCACACGGAAAAGGGACATGGTTATCAACCAGCTGTTGACCATAAAGAAGCTTTTCACTGGCACGTACCATTTGATTTAGCTACTGGAAAAACTTTGCACCCAGTGACTGGTGAAACGTACACCGATGTAATTCACAATCAACTTGAAAAAGAGTTTACGGCAGGTACACCAATCACGGCTATTACAGCTGCTATTCCTGGAATGTATGATTTGAAACGCTTTGGCAGAAAGCATCCTAAGAATTATTTTGATGTTGGTATTGCTGAACAAGAGTCGATTACTTTAGCTGCTGGTCAAGCTAAGATGGGATTACGCCCAATTGCCTTTGAATCGGGGACCTTTTTACAAAGAGCTTATGATCAATTGTCACATGATTTAGGTATCAACAAATTGCCAGTTACGATCATGGTTTCTGGAGGTAGTATCAGTGCTGGAGATCCAACTCATCAAGGAATCTTTGATTTAGCAATGTTGAGTAATATTCCTGGATTAACTTATTTAGCTCCAACGACTAAAGAAGAATTGCAAGCTATGATGCATTACGCTTTGCATCAAAATAATGGTCCAGTTGCTATCAGAGTTCCAAGTAATGACGTTCATTCAGCACCATTAACTGATTTTGATGCTCATAAGATGAATGTCTTACATAAGGGACAGAAGGTTGCAATTTTAGGTGTCGGCAGTTTGTTGCCTTTAGCTGAAGAAGTTCAACAACAGCTTGACTTTGACGGTACGGTAATTGACCCACGAGATGTTTCAGAATTGGACGAAAAGACTTTGACCGACTTGGAAAAAGATCATCAACTAGTAGTTACTCTGGAAGAGGCTAGTTTAAGCGGTGGCTTTGGTGAAAAAGTAAGTCGTTTCTATGGCAATACCAAGATACGGACTTTAAATTTTGGTGCTGCTAAACGATTCAATGATCATGAAACTACGTCTGAATTGTGGCATGAATTTAAATTGACACCATAA
- a CDS encoding RpiB/LacA/LacB family sugar-phosphate isomerase yields MLISDHLKSEGYRVLDVGTYDHTRTHYPIYGKRAADAVNDGRADCAIVLCGTGIGIGTAADKNDGIRAAIVGNIAQAVYAKEQLNANVLAFAGIVLGRDFVFDIVDYYLNAKYKPDDHNKDLIDRINKIATPNPDQTDNPNFFDSENKKWAQGIYHD; encoded by the coding sequence ATGTTGATTTCTGACCACTTGAAGTCTGAAGGCTATCGAGTTTTAGATGTCGGAACTTATGATCATACAAGAACTCACTACCCAATTTACGGTAAACGTGCCGCTGATGCTGTAAATGATGGCCGTGCTGACTGTGCTATCGTTCTTTGTGGTACTGGTATCGGTATTGGTACTGCTGCAGATAAAAATGACGGTATCCGTGCTGCAATCGTTGGTAATATTGCTCAAGCTGTTTACGCTAAGGAACAATTGAACGCTAACGTTTTGGCCTTCGCCGGAATTGTTTTAGGACGTGATTTTGTTTTCGATATCGTTGATTATTACTTAAATGCTAAGTACAAGCCAGACGATCACAATAAAGATTTGATTGATAGAATCAACAAGATTGCTACACCAAATCCTGATCAAACTGACAACCCTAATTTCTTTGACAGTGAAAACAAGAAATGGGCTCAAGGCATTTATCACGACTAA
- a CDS encoding KUP/HAK/KT family potassium transporter yields the protein MNKRMSSLSTLGMLITLGIVYGDIGTSPLYVMNAIINDAGTMADTKPEYILGSVSLIFWTLMLITTLKYVLIAMKADNNNEGGIFALYALVKTKKWLIIPALIGGSALLADGTLTPAVTVTSAMEGVKGQQFGNFIFSNKQSTVLIIVTIILLTIFIIQKFGTEKIGRSFGPIMLIWFSFIGLAGLFNLLGDPSVLKALSPIYAIKVLFSPVNKVGIFILGSVFLATTGAEALYSDMGQVGKHNIYATWPFVYTMLMLNYLGQAAWVIANFQNKQYNHISGINPFYEMLPSDFKIFAIIIATLAAIIASQALITGSYTLVQEAIGLKILPRLKVKFPGKVQSQLYIESVNWLLCAITISIVWGFGTSEHMEAAYGLAITLTMLMTTLLLHQFLIMKKHPLGANIFLVVFFAIEGLFLISSLVKFVHGGYVTVIITMAILAIMVIWYFGNKRRDAHMSESENVNLLDFIPQLEKLSQDSSIPTYATNLVYMTKLGKDYSIKRSIIYSILDQDPKRAKVYWFITVNQTAAPYECTYSVDMMNTRNVVNVTLNLGFKKSQHVNIYIRQIINSLLDKNIIDQQAPTYSMMPNRRVGSFKFVIQNQQFQDLGAQVYMSGLDRMLIGGRLLLQNITVPPALWYGLEFSDVVEEKVPLFLGNHTDQYLTEKEIRHNIK from the coding sequence ATGAATAAAAGAATGTCATCACTGTCTACCTTGGGTATGTTGATTACTCTGGGTATCGTTTATGGCGATATTGGTACCTCGCCACTTTACGTTATGAATGCCATTATCAATGACGCTGGCACGATGGCTGATACTAAACCAGAATACATTTTGGGTAGTGTTTCATTGATATTTTGGACATTGATGTTAATTACTACATTAAAATACGTTTTAATTGCTATGAAAGCTGATAACAACAATGAAGGAGGGATTTTTGCACTTTATGCTCTAGTCAAAACGAAGAAATGGTTGATCATCCCTGCTTTAATTGGAGGTTCCGCTTTATTAGCTGATGGTACTTTGACGCCTGCTGTTACCGTTACCTCAGCTATGGAAGGCGTCAAAGGACAACAATTTGGCAATTTTATTTTTTCTAACAAACAATCGACCGTTTTAATCATTGTAACGATAATTTTGTTAACCATTTTTATTATTCAAAAGTTCGGTACTGAAAAAATTGGTCGTTCTTTTGGTCCCATTATGCTTATTTGGTTCAGTTTTATCGGATTGGCTGGATTATTCAATCTGTTAGGTGATCCAAGTGTCCTCAAAGCTCTTTCACCCATTTATGCTATTAAAGTTTTATTCAGTCCTGTAAATAAAGTTGGGATATTCATCCTTGGTAGCGTATTTTTGGCTACAACCGGTGCTGAAGCTTTGTATTCTGACATGGGTCAAGTTGGAAAACATAACATTTACGCTACTTGGCCTTTCGTTTATACCATGTTGATGTTGAACTACTTAGGACAAGCAGCTTGGGTCATCGCTAATTTTCAGAATAAACAATACAATCATATTTCTGGAATCAATCCTTTTTATGAAATGTTACCTAGCGACTTCAAAATTTTTGCCATTATAATTGCTACATTAGCTGCTATCATCGCCTCACAAGCTTTAATAACTGGTTCTTATACCTTAGTTCAAGAAGCTATCGGTTTAAAAATATTACCTCGTCTTAAAGTTAAATTTCCTGGTAAAGTTCAAAGCCAACTCTATATTGAATCAGTTAACTGGTTACTTTGTGCTATTACTATCAGCATTGTCTGGGGCTTTGGCACTTCAGAACACATGGAAGCAGCCTACGGTTTGGCAATCACTTTGACAATGTTAATGACGACTTTACTCTTGCACCAATTTCTAATTATGAAAAAACATCCTCTTGGTGCCAATATTTTCTTAGTCGTTTTCTTCGCTATCGAAGGATTATTCTTAATTTCCAGTTTGGTCAAATTTGTTCACGGCGGATACGTTACAGTCATCATAACGATGGCAATTCTAGCAATCATGGTCATTTGGTACTTCGGTAATAAACGTCGTGATGCTCATATGTCTGAGAGTGAGAACGTCAATCTGCTCGATTTCATCCCTCAATTAGAGAAACTCAGTCAAGACTCTTCCATTCCAACTTATGCCACAAATCTCGTTTATATGACAAAATTAGGCAAAGATTATTCCATCAAACGTTCAATTATTTATTCAATCCTAGACCAAGATCCTAAACGGGCAAAAGTCTATTGGTTCATTACTGTCAATCAAACTGCCGCTCCTTATGAATGCACCTATTCAGTCGACATGATGAATACGAGAAACGTTGTCAATGTTACGTTGAATCTTGGTTTCAAGAAATCACAACACGTCAATATCTACATTCGCCAAATAATCAACAGCTTATTGGATAAAAATATCATCGACCAACAAGCGCCAACCTATTCAATGATGCCCAATCGTCGTGTTGGTTCCTTCAAATTCGTCATCCAAAATCAACAATTTCAAGATCTTGGAGCCCAAGTTTATATGAGTGGGCTTGACAGAATGCTAATCGGTGGTCGACTCTTACTTCAAAATATCACGGTTCCTCCAGCTCTTTGGTATGGTTTGGAATTTAGTGATGTGGTTGAAGAAAAGGTCCCATTATTCTTAGGTAATCACACTGACCAATACTTAACCGAAAAAGAGATCCGTCATAACATCAAATAA
- a CDS encoding helix-turn-helix domain-containing protein, translated as MKFGNHLKQERLQRKFTQEKVAQDLNVSRQTISSWETEHSYPDIGSLIRLSDYYQVSLDQLLKEDIGMTEYLKKQEILKSIRPIIWILTAIDIIFLGFLMLSLFDIIKLTALVSVIIFIMGLLNITAMIILAHFRNKIEIKTDNQSSHFKLLIFLTVLSLIASVTFYFVGQYKFSGFFIGIFAGLLVIMIVKKFKN; from the coding sequence ATGAAATTTGGCAATCATTTAAAACAAGAACGACTACAACGTAAATTTACTCAAGAAAAAGTAGCACAAGACTTGAACGTTTCTAGACAAACTATTTCTAGTTGGGAAACTGAACACAGCTATCCCGATATTGGTAGTCTAATTCGTTTGAGTGACTATTACCAAGTCTCATTAGATCAACTTCTCAAGGAGGATATTGGCATGACCGAATATTTAAAAAAACAAGAGATTTTGAAAAGCATTAGACCCATCATTTGGATTTTGACGGCAATTGATATCATATTCCTAGGTTTTCTCATGTTGAGTCTGTTCGATATTATCAAATTAACAGCATTAGTTAGCGTAATTATTTTCATAATGGGACTTTTGAATATTACCGCCATGATTATTCTTGCGCACTTTAGAAATAAGATTGAAATAAAAACTGACAACCAATCTAGCCACTTTAAATTATTAATTTTCTTAACAGTCTTATCTTTGATTGCGTCTGTAACATTTTACTTTGTTGGGCAATACAAATTCTCTGGTTTTTTCATCGGAATATTTGCTGGTCTTTTAGTAATTATGATAGTGAAAAAATTCAAAAATTAG
- a CDS encoding RrF2 family transcriptional regulator: MKISSGWEQSIYVLLILSRLPKGKHINSLALSERLHVSHSYLKKTIKSLVKEGLVKSSPGKLGGFSLAIPLDEIDFYKVFMAIEGREKVFASQHLLVQFLNKDKPKLEPCAVSSAMDNIENTLKTTMNSITLNTMMKQIQENYDIDDLDEWIKTVAK, from the coding sequence GTGAAAATATCATCGGGTTGGGAACAGTCCATTTATGTTTTGTTAATCTTATCTCGGCTACCAAAGGGTAAGCATATCAACTCTTTGGCACTAAGCGAACGACTTCATGTATCACACTCGTATTTGAAAAAGACAATTAAATCACTAGTAAAGGAAGGATTAGTAAAATCGTCTCCTGGTAAGTTAGGTGGTTTTTCTTTGGCAATACCACTTGATGAAATTGATTTTTACAAAGTCTTTATGGCTATCGAAGGTCGAGAAAAAGTTTTTGCTAGTCAACACTTGCTGGTTCAATTTTTAAATAAAGACAAGCCTAAGCTGGAGCCTTGTGCAGTTAGTTCAGCAATGGATAATATTGAAAATACTTTAAAAACAACAATGAATAGTATTACTTTAAATACGATGATGAAGCAAATTCAAGAGAATTATGATATTGATGATTTGGATGAATGGATTAAGACCGTTGCTAAATAA
- the nagB gene encoding glucosamine-6-phosphate deaminase, producing the protein MNIIKVKDQQMGGKEAFNLVKADIENGAKVLGLATGSSPITLYNEMTNSDIDFSNMTSVNLDEYVGLEADNEQSYHYFMNEHLFSKKPFKNSYVPDGSNPDAEAATKAYDKIIEDNPIDLQILGIGRNGHIGFNEPGSPFDGKTRKVGLTESTIEANTRFFDDEKDVPRFAYSMGIGSIMKAKKIVLLAYGENKADAIAATVDGPVTEDCPASALQNHPDVTIIVDEAAASKLK; encoded by the coding sequence ATGAACATAATTAAAGTAAAAGATCAACAAATGGGTGGAAAAGAAGCTTTTAACTTAGTTAAAGCTGATATCGAAAATGGTGCTAAAGTTTTGGGATTAGCAACAGGTAGTAGCCCAATTACACTTTACAACGAAATGACAAACAGTGACATCGATTTTTCAAATATGACATCTGTTAACTTGGATGAATATGTTGGTCTTGAAGCTGATAATGAACAAAGTTACCACTACTTCATGAATGAACACCTATTCAGCAAGAAACCTTTTAAGAATTCATATGTTCCTGATGGTTCAAATCCTGACGCAGAAGCTGCTACAAAGGCTTACGACAAGATTATCGAAGACAACCCTATTGACCTTCAAATTCTTGGTATCGGTAGAAATGGTCACATCGGTTTCAACGAACCAGGTTCACCATTTGATGGTAAGACTAGAAAAGTTGGTTTGACAGAATCAACAATCGAAGCTAACACTCGTTTCTTTGATGACGAAAAAGATGTTCCACGTTTTGCTTACTCAATGGGTATCGGTTCAATCATGAAAGCTAAGAAGATCGTTCTTCTAGCTTACGGCGAAAACAAGGCTGACGCTATTGCTGCTACTGTCGACGGTCCTGTTACTGAAGACTGCCCAGCAAGTGCTCTACAAAACCACCCGGATGTAACAATCATCGTTGATGAAGCTGCTGCATCAAAACTTAAATAA
- a CDS encoding alpha/beta fold hydrolase, whose protein sequence is MEKILSTSEGSVNTNLIRGINTKSIIVLVPGLGGSLEYFNSIIPYLKDKYTVVALDLLGQGKSTKAKNDHYTIDAEAWNMLESIARLKITDKLVIFGYGVGGLVAVNMAELRGFTISKLVLLNTPANDKYADMDAHSSVASIPLLGKLAKSPVKSALYFDKDFDRSSLDNPKIVDEAANLVDHKTAKYLQKMPMDYLEEKALNKRLRAVKIPTLAMFGEGDQILTENGIKDAKASIGRVPDLQIEDIKGAGHLAMMEKPQEIAQKIITFDETTTKKKEEESENDAD, encoded by the coding sequence TTGGAAAAAATATTATCTACATCTGAGGGCAGTGTAAACACAAATCTAATTAGAGGCATCAATACTAAGAGTATTATCGTTCTAGTACCCGGTCTTGGTGGTTCCCTTGAGTATTTCAACTCAATTATTCCCTATCTAAAAGACAAATATACCGTTGTAGCGCTTGATCTATTAGGTCAAGGTAAGTCAACTAAGGCTAAAAATGATCACTATACAATCGATGCAGAAGCTTGGAACATGTTAGAATCGATTGCTAGATTAAAGATTACTGATAAATTAGTTATCTTTGGCTATGGTGTTGGTGGTTTAGTTGCCGTAAATATGGCAGAATTGCGCGGATTTACGATTTCTAAGTTAGTCCTATTAAATACACCCGCTAACGACAAGTACGCTGACATGGACGCTCATTCGTCTGTAGCAAGTATTCCCTTATTAGGAAAACTTGCTAAGTCGCCAGTAAAATCTGCTTTGTATTTTGACAAAGATTTTGATCGCAGCAGTTTGGACAATCCTAAGATCGTTGACGAAGCGGCTAATTTGGTTGATCACAAAACAGCTAAATACTTACAAAAAATGCCAATGGATTATTTGGAAGAAAAAGCTTTGAATAAGCGTTTGCGTGCTGTTAAAATTCCGACTCTAGCTATGTTTGGCGAAGGGGACCAAATTTTAACAGAAAACGGTATTAAGGATGCTAAGGCTTCAATCGGTCGTGTACCTGATTTACAAATAGAAGATATCAAGGGTGCCGGTCATTTGGCTATGATGGAGAAACCTCAAGAAATTGCCCAAAAGATTATCACATTTGATGAAACAACAACTAAGAAAAAAGAAGAAGAGAGCGAGAACGACGCTGATTAA
- a CDS encoding cysteine hydrolase family protein has protein sequence MSTHQALLIIDYTNDFVADDGALTCKEPGQAIESKIFDLAERMYQNNDFVWFPTDVHKPNDPYHPETKLFPPHNVRGTWGRELYGSLKDWYDEHNDDEQVKLFDKTRYSAFAGTDLDIRLRERKVDTLHLVGVCTDICVLHTAVDAYNLNYNIIVHENAVASFNQAGHEWALGHFKNSLGAQVL, from the coding sequence ATGTCTACACATCAAGCATTACTGATTATCGACTATACGAATGATTTTGTAGCTGATGATGGGGCTTTGACTTGTAAAGAGCCAGGTCAGGCAATTGAATCCAAGATCTTCGATTTAGCAGAAAGAATGTATCAAAATAATGATTTTGTCTGGTTTCCAACCGACGTTCATAAACCAAATGACCCATATCATCCAGAAACAAAGCTTTTCCCACCTCATAACGTTCGCGGAACTTGGGGTCGAGAATTATACGGTAGTCTAAAAGATTGGTATGACGAGCATAACGATGACGAACAAGTTAAACTGTTTGATAAGACCCGTTATAGCGCCTTTGCCGGAACTGACCTTGACATTAGATTACGTGAAAGAAAGGTAGATACATTGCATTTAGTTGGCGTTTGTACTGATATTTGCGTATTACATACGGCAGTTGACGCGTACAATTTAAACTACAATATTATCGTTCATGAAAATGCTGTAGCATCGTTTAATCAGGCTGGACACGAATGGGCTTTAGGACATTTCAAAAACAGCTTAGGTGCCCAAGTATTGTAA
- the lacA gene encoding galactose-6-phosphate isomerase subunit LacA — translation MQVVLGSDKDGFELKEFVKNNLTKQGYDVIDLTPTPAKDFIESSLAVTHKVLESGIKKAIMFDAYGVGSTMASDKVKGMVTANVEEERTGHMTALHNGAKAIAIGSGIVGPQLALSIINRYLKTDYAAGRHQVRLNMLEEMI, via the coding sequence ATGCAAGTAGTTTTAGGTTCTGATAAAGACGGATTTGAACTAAAAGAATTCGTTAAGAATAATTTAACTAAGCAAGGTTACGATGTAATCGATCTTACACCTACTCCTGCTAAGGACTTTATTGAATCTTCATTGGCCGTTACTCATAAGGTTCTTGAAAGCGGTATTAAAAAAGCAATTATGTTTGACGCTTATGGTGTTGGTAGTACCATGGCTTCCGATAAAGTTAAAGGTATGGTTACAGCCAACGTTGAAGAAGAGCGTACTGGACACATGACAGCTTTACATAACGGTGCCAAAGCAATTGCCATTGGTTCTGGAATTGTCGGACCACAATTGGCTTTATCAATTATTAATCGTTACTTAAAGACTGATTATGCTGCTGGTAGACACCAAGTACGTCTAAATATGCTTGAGGAGATGATTTAA
- a CDS encoding chloride channel protein, whose amino-acid sequence MTKRIALVSYGLILSAVIGVIAALFLIIENLLSELVWMTSNQLLQILLVVIGGFILYFLLKRWPNLPKTAHDSIAELKANQTIDYQDVFVNLLITLVILTFGAGVGPEAALLSAIISLSIWQADNLRYLYFHYDELKQLQISERMKRLFNPFAYRQKYDQKIALKATKVVRQKKLLYGIFALNGVISFGLLLHQTDQPSFVTKLGQTNWNLKQIWIVPVLVIFGMIFARVCKWIYRFFNERMSKISLSLSMNVAVGVLGIIVIVLLEPELLFSGQHSLHLLVGDWSQKTVLFLMGMAILKLIFLAWCLNFNWRGGDIFPLTFAAMTLGFAVAQLLPSFDKLLIVAVVATTFLSEMVSPIIGGIFLIFFFPIQLWVIILVVAGLLYVIDKKVASVQQK is encoded by the coding sequence ATGACAAAAAGAATAGCATTAGTTAGTTATGGATTGATTTTGAGTGCTGTGATCGGTGTGATTGCAGCTTTGTTTTTAATTATTGAAAATTTATTATCAGAATTAGTTTGGATGACAAGCAATCAATTACTACAAATATTGTTGGTAGTAATTGGTGGTTTTATTTTGTATTTTCTTTTGAAACGATGGCCGAATCTTCCCAAAACAGCGCATGATTCAATTGCAGAATTAAAGGCCAATCAGACGATTGATTATCAAGATGTTTTCGTCAATTTATTGATTACTTTGGTTATTTTGACCTTTGGAGCAGGTGTTGGACCGGAAGCTGCTTTGTTAAGTGCCATTATTTCGCTATCAATTTGGCAAGCTGACAATTTACGGTATTTATATTTTCATTATGATGAATTAAAACAGCTTCAAATTAGTGAACGCATGAAACGTTTGTTTAATCCTTTTGCATATCGACAAAAATATGACCAAAAAATAGCCCTCAAGGCTACTAAAGTCGTCAGACAGAAGAAATTATTGTATGGAATTTTTGCCCTCAATGGTGTTATTAGTTTCGGATTATTATTGCATCAAACTGATCAACCATCATTTGTGACAAAGCTGGGTCAAACTAATTGGAATCTAAAACAAATTTGGATTGTGCCAGTATTGGTGATTTTCGGAATGATTTTTGCTCGAGTTTGCAAGTGGATATATCGTTTTTTTAATGAACGAATGTCTAAGATTTCTTTGTCCTTATCGATGAATGTGGCGGTAGGAGTTTTGGGAATTATAGTCATTGTATTGTTAGAACCAGAGTTACTGTTTTCAGGCCAACATAGTTTGCATTTATTGGTAGGTGACTGGTCGCAAAAAACGGTTTTATTTTTGATGGGGATGGCAATTTTAAAATTGATTTTCCTTGCTTGGTGTTTAAATTTCAATTGGCGTGGAGGAGATATTTTTCCGTTAACTTTTGCGGCAATGACTTTAGGCTTTGCGGTAGCTCAATTGCTACCAAGTTTTGATAAATTGCTGATTGTAGCGGTAGTAGCTACGACATTTTTGTCAGAAATGGTTTCACCAATCATTGGCGGAATTTTCTTGATATTTTTCTTTCCGATTCAGCTATGGGTAATTATCTTAGTGGTGGCTGGATTACTATATGTAATTGATAAAAAAGTTGCTTCTGTACAACAAAAATAA
- a CDS encoding amino acid permease, translated as MKEKLFKKADYKQFVAGDAQFEKVLTRNNLISMGIGAIIGTGIFILPGIVAYGTAGPGITISFILAAVVCILTAMCFAELSSTFPVAGSTYSYGSIIFGQFPGWLIGWALCLEYILGVSAVSSGFSAYFVSLFNSFGIILPKSLVGPFDPSHGSFINLPAIIVLLLIYFLLRRGIQASTRMNTVMVFVKIAVVLTFIGVGLFYIKPANYHPYFPMGGFGVVKGAALVFFAYLGFDVIPSSAPEVKNPQKNIPISIMVSLAVCAFLYVLLSFVLTGMVNYKSLNYADPVVFALNYVKLGKLAFLITIGALAGMFTMMLNTVYGGSRLIYALGRDKMIPEAFGKIDKKAKMPILSLNTITILAVLLGGFISLNELTSLVNIGTLVSFTFVASGIIKLRHRKDVPDSEFKVPFYPWLPIISVILCVLLMTQVSINSWITFIAWFVIGIIVYFAYGYKKVN; from the coding sequence ATGAAAGAAAAATTATTTAAGAAAGCCGACTACAAACAATTCGTAGCTGGCGATGCTCAATTTGAAAAAGTTTTAACGCGTAATAATCTGATTTCCATGGGAATTGGAGCTATCATCGGAACGGGAATCTTCATTCTACCCGGTATCGTTGCTTATGGAACTGCTGGACCGGGAATTACGATTTCCTTTATTTTGGCCGCGGTCGTCTGTATTTTGACAGCAATGTGTTTTGCGGAATTATCTTCCACTTTTCCAGTAGCTGGTAGTACTTACTCATATGGCAGTATTATCTTTGGTCAATTCCCTGGTTGGCTAATCGGTTGGGCTTTATGTTTAGAATATATTTTAGGAGTATCTGCTGTCTCTTCAGGATTTTCAGCTTACTTTGTCAGTCTGTTCAATAGCTTTGGCATTATCCTTCCCAAAAGCCTTGTTGGACCGTTTGATCCTAGTCACGGTAGTTTTATTAACTTACCAGCAATAATCGTTCTACTCTTGATTTATTTCCTTTTACGTCGTGGTATTCAAGCCTCAACAAGAATGAATACCGTTATGGTTTTCGTCAAAATTGCCGTTGTCTTAACTTTCATCGGTGTAGGTTTGTTTTATATTAAGCCAGCTAATTATCACCCCTATTTCCCAATGGGAGGTTTCGGTGTTGTCAAAGGAGCGGCCTTAGTTTTCTTTGCTTATTTGGGATTTGATGTCATTCCGTCATCAGCACCGGAAGTCAAAAATCCTCAAAAAAACATCCCTATCAGCATCATGGTTTCATTGGCCGTCTGTGCATTCTTGTACGTTCTTTTATCCTTTGTTTTGACAGGAATGGTCAATTACAAATCACTAAATTACGCTGACCCCGTGGTATTTGCTTTAAATTATGTCAAATTAGGTAAATTAGCCTTCTTGATCACTATCGGAGCTTTAGCAGGGATGTTTACTATGATGCTCAACACTGTTTACGGTGGTTCGCGTCTAATTTACGCTTTGGGCCGTGACAAAATGATTCCAGAAGCATTCGGTAAAATCGATAAAAAAGCTAAAATGCCCATTTTATCTCTCAATACGATTACTATCTTGGCGGTTTTATTGGGTGGTTTCATATCACTTAACGAACTCACTAGTTTAGTTAATATTGGAACTTTAGTTTCCTTCACGTTCGTAGCTTCAGGCATTATCAAATTACGTCATCGTAAAGACGTTCCTGATAGTGAATTCAAAGTTCCTTTTTATCCTTGGCTACCAATCATTTCAGTTATTCTTTGTGTTTTATTGATGACTCAAGTCAGCATCAATTCTTGGATTACCTTTATCGCTTGGTTTGTGATTGGAATAATTGTCTATTTCGCTTACGGATACAAAAAGGTCAATTAA